One window of the Streptomyces sp. ITFR-21 genome contains the following:
- a CDS encoding lanthionine synthetase C family protein produces the protein MTAPNLSAATAAEVLAGHLATPPTPSADRPWLAQSLHQGAAGMALVHIERAHHGSGSWQTAHAWVTATTHDGVSAADDTGLHFGAPAVAYVLQAAQADGTARYGSALAALDRHVSALVHRRVDAAFARIDRGELPDFAEYDLLHGLTGIGAHLLQREAGGEGLGRVLRYLVTLARPLRVDGTALPGWWVGHDPQRRDGSPEFAGGHANLGIAHGVTGPLALLAQALRRGMEVDGHREAIETICAWLDAWRQDADTGPWWPQWITRDELHTGRPRQRGPLRPSWCYGTPGIARAHQLAAIATHDVARQEMAESAVARCLSDPAQLDRITDGGLCHGWAGVHQTAWRAAQDARTPEIRGCLPRLADHLLSYAQTEAYERAGHVGRGTRTADPRGLLEGAVGLALALQTAAHDASPITSWDACLLIN, from the coding sequence GTGACCGCCCCGAATCTCTCCGCTGCCACTGCGGCCGAAGTCCTCGCCGGTCATCTGGCCACGCCTCCGACGCCGTCGGCCGACCGCCCGTGGCTCGCGCAGTCCCTCCACCAAGGCGCCGCCGGGATGGCACTCGTGCACATCGAACGCGCGCACCACGGCAGTGGCAGTTGGCAGACGGCACACGCCTGGGTGACCGCCACGACTCACGACGGAGTCAGCGCCGCCGACGACACCGGCCTGCACTTCGGCGCCCCGGCGGTCGCGTACGTCCTCCAAGCGGCACAGGCCGACGGGACCGCTCGCTACGGCAGTGCCCTGGCAGCCCTCGACCGGCACGTCAGCGCGCTCGTCCACCGCCGCGTCGATGCCGCTTTCGCACGTATCGACCGCGGTGAGCTCCCCGACTTCGCTGAGTACGACCTGCTGCACGGCCTGACCGGCATCGGTGCGCACCTGCTGCAACGCGAAGCAGGCGGTGAAGGGTTGGGGCGCGTCCTTCGGTATCTGGTCACCCTGGCCAGGCCCTTGCGCGTCGACGGGACCGCGCTGCCGGGCTGGTGGGTCGGCCACGATCCGCAGCGACGCGACGGCTCGCCTGAGTTCGCTGGCGGCCACGCCAACCTGGGCATCGCGCACGGCGTCACGGGGCCGCTCGCGCTGCTCGCCCAAGCTCTACGCCGGGGAATGGAGGTGGACGGCCATCGCGAGGCCATCGAGACCATCTGCGCCTGGCTGGACGCCTGGCGGCAGGACGCCGACACCGGACCGTGGTGGCCGCAGTGGATCACCCGCGATGAACTGCACACGGGACGTCCGCGGCAGCGCGGCCCACTCCGGCCGAGTTGGTGCTACGGAACCCCCGGCATCGCCCGCGCGCACCAACTCGCCGCGATCGCCACCCATGACGTCGCCCGCCAGGAGATGGCCGAGTCCGCCGTCGCGCGATGCCTGTCCGACCCGGCCCAGCTCGACCGCATTACGGACGGCGGTCTCTGCCACGGCTGGGCCGGCGTCCACCAGACCGCTTGGCGGGCTGCCCAGGACGCTCGTACGCCGGAGATCCGCGGGTGCCTGCCGCGGTTGGCGGACCACCTCCTTTCGTACGCCCAGACCGAAGCGTATGAGCGGGCCGGGCATGTCGGCCGAGGCACAAGGACCGCTGATCCGCGCGGACTATTGGAGGGCGCCGTCGGCCTCGCGCTCGCCCTCCAGACCGCCGCGCACGACGCGTCGCCGATCACGTCGTGG